In Fulvia fulva chromosome 8, complete sequence, the DNA window ATATACGCACGCTCCTACAACGAGCGTCCACCTCCACCTCCCCCTCTCCCTCCACCACAACGCCCACGCTCCATCCTGAGAATCCCATCCTCGCGCTTCGAGTCACGCGCCACGAAACCGTCAGACACAGCATCCAACACGCGCCGCAACAGTACCCGACAACTCGAAGCTGCAAGCCCTCACTTCCCACCGGCAGGTCCCTCCCGCCGCAGAACAACACTCGTAGACCTCGAAGCCGACGAACAAAGACGCTACTTCTCCACAGCATCTCACTTTCTTCACCAAGCTCAGGCCGATCCACCTCGGATTACAAAGATGCGCTCAAATTACTTTGCGCGCCAAGCATCTCAGCGTGGTGAGACTCATGTACAGGTCTACGATAGCGAGGCGCAAGTCTTAGAGACTTCTCCGGAACCGGTGATGTTGCCGGACTATACCAACTCCACCTCAAGCCAGCTGAATATTCTCCGCAGAGGCGCGGAGGCAACGTGGACCAGCAGCGAGAGTCTGCCTCGCGAGCCGAAATATCTGAAAGCGTTGACGAGGAGCGTGAGTAGAGAGTATGGTACGTTATCACAGAGTGTCAGGAGAAGGCCGAGTTTGCCGTTCCAGAGCCCGACGAAGATAAGGTGAGGTGGAGGTGTGCAATGGACGCACTTGAGTATCTTGGCGGGAGGTATCTAGCTGGCTGGCTATCTTTGAGCCATTTCGCTTTCTTTTGCTGTACATAGCTCGTCGTCGTACAGGCATTTCATCATCTCACCACATCATAGAAGTTCTTACCGCACGGTAGCACCAGTCAAAGTCTTGACACTGCACGTACCTTGCTTCGTCCTCAACTGTGCAACCTCCGTCTTCCCACTATCCTTCAACTTCTCCACCTTGGTCGGCTCAAACGCCACAACCTTGTCCGCAGTCGTTGTGAATCCCACCTGATTATCCTCCCAGACCTTCTTCTTCGGGTTCAGCACCGCATCCGGCTCACCCTCAAAGCCTTCAAAGTACACCCTCTCACCAGCCTCAGCATCCGCGGGTGGGTTCACGAGCTCGACAGGACCGGCATGGTTGTCGACTTCTCCTTCCGCCAGACGTGGCGATGCGGCCAGAACCATAGCTGCGGACTTGATGCCTCGCATAGTGACGGGCTTGAGGTTGCAGACAGCCACGATCTTGCGGCCTTGCATCTCCTCGAGGGGCACGAGGCCTGCTAGGCCTGAGCATACGGTTCTGACGACCTTGCCTTCGTACTCGGATGTGTTGTCGGTTCCTGGTTCGTCGCCGCAGGCAATGGTTGAGACGTAAAGAGAGTCGGCGTTGGGGTGCTTCTCTGCTTTCAGGATGTGGCCGACTCGGAGATCGATGAGGGATGGGGAGAAGGGCTTGTCTGGTGCTGGCGCGTTCTTTGGTGGTTTGGGTTGCTTCTCTTTCTTGGGCTTCTCCTTCTTTTCTGTGGGTACTGCTGAGCCGACTGCAGCTGCTACTGCATCACCTGCGTCCTTTGCCTTCTCCTTCTTCGGCTTGTTGTTCTCAGCCTTCTTCACATCTTCGCTGGCTGCTGTTGTGACTGTGCCTCCTGCTGCCGCCGCATTGTCTGCACCCGctgccgccgccgccgccgctgCCTTCTCCTTCTTCTTGCGCTCCTTCTCAGCCTTGGCATCGATTGGCTTGATCTTCGCAGCTACGTTGCTTGGGTCGATGTCGACCTTGTCGCTGTCTGAGAGCTTGAGGTCGAAGAGTGGTGCGTTCTGGACGAAGTCGAGATATCGGACGATGTGGTGGTATCCCTGCTCTCCAGTCCGCTGCTCATGTGTCCAGCTCTTCACAACAGGCGCAAGGCGAGCGTAGAGGGCAACATCTGCAACGCTGGGCTTTGCGCCGAGGAGGGTTGTCTTGGAGGAGAGGTGAGTGTTCAGGTGAGATAGTCGTTCGGCAGTCTTCGCGCTGTCTTGGCTCGAATCAGCGATGTGGGAAGAAGTGATGAGCCATTGTTCGATCTCGGCCTTCTCAGCAGACGAGTACTAGCATGTGTTAGTTCCAATGGCTCGCGCAAGATGCTCTGGTCGTGTGCCCACCTCTACTGACGAGAAGATGGCAGAAGACAGTTTAGCTGGATCTTCACTTGCGTCTTTTGCCTGTGGGTAGCTCTTCTCGATCAAGCTCTTGACCTTCTCGTCTATTTGCGCCATGTTTGCGAGTATCTTAGTAATGCGCTGTAAGGTGTTTCGTGGTGCGATTCTGAATGTCGATTTTGGCTGTGGTCTTGCTGCCCGCACGAGCGATCTGGTCAAGCGTAAGGACTTCAGGTTGGCGGTTGGATTGATATGTCCATGTCATTCAAAGAAATGTTTTGGAGGGACAGTCATAGCGGAGGCAGGTACGAGTGGCGCAGATTGTGGCTGAAACAAGACCCCTGTCGACGCGAAATCGTGGACTTCACTTGTTTCTACGGACTTCAGGACATGCCCTCCTCCTAGAGATCAGTGGCCTAAAGCTCATCAACACAATCACGCCTTACCCATAATCCATCATAGTCGCTCTTTGCCGCTGCTGTTGCCGCCCTCGCCGTAGCCCTTTGAAAGCTTTGTTGCTAGTACACAGGAATCACCCTCCTCATTACTCCTCATCCTCGTCATCTTCACCTCTCTCCTCGCCATCATCGTTTCCCTCGTTTCCGTTCTTCTTGCCCGGTGTACCCTCCTTCTCCGGTGTACCCTCCTCCGACGACTCCTTACGCTTCCTCGCATCACCCAAGACCTTGCCAGCAATAGTCGCACCAATGTCGAACGTCAGGCCACTCGCAACACCTCCATTCCTCTTCGGCATTGCCTTGAGCGGCTCAGGGTCTGGTCCGTAGGTGTTGTAGTGAGTACGCTTTGGTGGCGGCATGGAGCCTCCCGCCTGCACAGCTGCTCGCTTTCTAGCCTTCATGGCCAGGTATCTTGGGTCGGCGTTGTCCTCGTCTTCGTCGTCGCCGGCACCTGTGGCAGGGTCGGTGTGGGTGCACTTGCGGTGGAGGCGGAAACAATCGCCGCAGCGGGTGCCTGGTGCGCGACGCGGTGCTTTGCGACCTCCTTTCTTGGCGCCGGTGGCTGCCTTCTTGGATCTTGGTTTTGGGGTGGACTCGAAGTCGGATGATGGATCTGGGGTGGTGTTAATGTGGAGTGACTTGAGGTATTGAAACACTGCTGCTACGTTTGTGGGTGTTGTGGAGGGGACTATCTACCTTCGGTGCCGTCACGTTCGGACACACCCTCGCCGTCCTCGAACTCCTCTTCTGCTCCTGGACTACCTGCGGTACCATCGCTGTAGCCTGGGGCTGGCATGCCGCGCTTTGCGCGGATGTTGTCTTCGGGTGTCATACTGTTTGCAAGTCTGCTGCGGTTGTTGGGGTGTTTGATGGTGTTGGAGAAGAATGAGGGTTTGCGCGGTGCTGACGGCAAGTTAAGTGTGTCTTCTTCTTGTGCATCTTCTTGTTCCGCGGCTTGTGATTGCTGCACGCGATACATGCGTTCTTGCCAAGTGGGGCCGGCGTATGCAGGCCGTGGTGTTGGCTCACCTTGGTCGCCGCCTCGTGCAGTTGGCATGTACTTCTCGAAAGTGAAGAGACCTGTTCCTTTTGGGCGGTCAACTTCTGTGTCCATGAGGTCGTCATCCTCATCTTCCGACTTGATGCTGTCTCCGTCCGCGCCTTCTATAGACGGGACAGGCAGATCGGCACCAGCAGAGTTGCTGTACTCACCACTGGTACGCTTGCCACTATCGGGTGGTGTGGGTGCGTCGTTATCGCCACGCGATGCCATGGTAAAGTGTTCGAGGAGTTGCGCGTGAGGTAGTGGTATTGTGGAGGTGTTCTGAGGTTGTCGTTGAGGTGGTGGTGGGCTGAAACGCTCGCGCGAAGCGATGCGCTTGAGTGAGGAGGAGGAAGCCGCGCCGTTCACATGCGCGCCACTCTCCGTTTCGTCATAGCGCGTCGCTTCCGGCTTTGGCGACGGCGATGCACGCAGCATGTAGTCTGGGGTTGAACCACGAGAGCTGGGTGTTGGCACGCGCTCGCTGACAAAGAGCCCGTCGCTGCTATCAGAGGCAATCGATTCGGCATCATTGTCATCGAAGCCATCTCTCAGGGCCTTCGAGAACTCGTCCGCGCCAAAGAACCGACCTGCACCATCTCCGCGCTCCTTCACGCTTCGGTAGCCAGCGCCTGGCTCTGGCGCGTCACCTGGAACATCATAGGCTTCATCATTTTGTGGAGCTGGATCCTGAGTCTGCGCGTCGCGTCGTGCATCGCTTCGAGCGCGCGAACTGGTGGCTGGCCGCCGGTCGGACTGCGATCTAGGCTGGAACTTGTCGAAAGTGAAGAAGCCTCCTCCTGAAGCGCTTGTGCCGCGGCGCGATACTGGGCTCTCACCATGGTGATCATCTGCTGTGCCGTGCATTGGATCGTCTCCAGTACTTGGTCCGACATCGTTCCCATCTTCTGGGGTATCGACTCTGGCAACTTCGATCTCGCTGCCAGTGGATTGTTGACGGATAGTCTTGCGTCCCTTGCGTTCCTCTGGTGGCGTGTCGCTATCGCTATCGTCCTCCTCATCCGGCACAGTATCATTCTTCCTGCTGGTCCGCCCCCTCCTCGCAGCATCCGCCTTGTCGAACATCTTGCTGGTCTGACTCTGAGCTCGCAGGTTCGACGCAGCGTTCAACTTCGATATCCTCCCCTTCTTAATCTGCTCCAGAAACCTGGCCTGACTCGCCTCCCTCTGTCCTCTCGATACCTTTCCACCCACCTTTTTCTTCACCACACTCCTCTCCACCATCTCATCGTCCTCTTCGACATCGTCCATGTCTTGCAGATTCACCGGCTTCAATAACCTCCTATGTTTCTCTGGATCGTCCTGCTGCATCAACTTGCTACACCCAAGCAGCTCATTCAGCTCTGCAGCTCTCTTCTTGACCTTCTTCAGGTTCTCCTTGAAGACCTCTCCACGCTGGGTGTGGGCTGCCTTCGCTTCGGCAAGCGCAGCTTGCTTCATCTTGACGTGTCGCAGAGAGCGGTCGAGAGCCTGAGTCAGGGTATCCTCTTGTTCGTTGAGACGCCGCATGGCGTGCATGATGCCTTTGGTCATGGCGGGCGATGTTGCGGTGGTGGTGGTTGTGGAGTTGATCGGGGTTGTCGCTCATGTAAGTGTCGTGTTCGATGTGTGTGCGGATATCGCGAGATAGGATGTCGCAGAAACTGTGGCGAAGCGTGGTATGGACTGACTTGATGCTACTCGATTGGATAGGTGCTGCGACTTGCTGGAAGTGAGGCGTGTTGAAGATGTGTCCTGTTTCAAGAGGAGATTTATAGGCTTGCGACAGAGCCAGTGTAGCGCGTGACTGATGCTGAAGCCTGGTGCCGTTGCTGCTATGCACGTGCAAAGTGTGGCGATGCGGCACAGGAAGTTTGCTCGAAGGCGTATGAGGTCAATGGGCAGAAGGCTTTTGCTGGCTATAAACGGCCTTCGTGGTCGAAGTTGTGAAGGAACGTTATGAATCTGGAAAGAGGATTTGATGCCTGGGAGGCGTTTCGAGAAGATGGTGCGCGCGATCAATCGGGAGGGTACAGGAGGAGAAAATCGAAAGTGAGGACCAGGGATTGAAACCAGTCGTAGACACCCAACTCTACCAGTCTTTGCTCGTCTATCTAGCAATCAGCAGCGCCCCTGGCCTGGAATTATGTGTAACCTACCGTCTCGCTCTCTAGCCTCGGCGCCTCGCCAGCTCTTTGCTGCTAAGAAGCCTTCCCATGCAAGCATACGCCTTCGCGTCCTTCTTGATCTCGAGTCACGTCCTTCATTCTGCCTCCAGCTTCACCCATTCACGCCATACACCTTACCGACGTGTGCCTCATAATTCTCTCCCCTCAAGATGAGCCAAGCCGAGCTGCTGGCCTACACGCTCCCTCTACATAGGAACCAGCTTCAGAGGTGCATCGCTTTCAACCTTGAACATCGAAACAGTGTGTTGATCATCCTTCGACGCGTAGATGACTGAAGATGAGGCAGTTGTCCACATGATCATCTCGGGTCGCTCGGGGTCCTTGAAAGGCGCGCGGAAGACTCCGTCTCCGACTTGATATCCTTTCGGGTCCCCGGTGACGGACACTGAAGCGTGTCCGCTTGCAAGGGAAAGAGCAAAAACGCGATCGCTCCTCACGAGATCTGTAGCGTAGCCGCGAATCTGCTTCACCATCTTCGCATTGTCTGGGCCAATGGAAGTGAGCCAATTCCCAAACACCAAAGAACAGACTGACTGGAAGACTTTAAGACCATAGAACATGCCGAGTGCTTCTGATCGTACTTGGCGGCATGTCCGTAGAAATGGCGGATTCGCGACATTTCGAGGTACCCATCCGATGTACTTAGAGTGGCGACGGCGATGTTGCGTGGGTCGGGCGGATAGGTGGATCGGAGAGTCTTCAACGAGCGTGAGGCGGTAGATGTGATTGCGAAGCTCTGGCGGGAGCTCAAGAAGTCGGCAGCGAGTCGAGGCGTTAGGTGGTGCTGGTGAGTGTCTTGGTCTGAGGTCGTAACGGTGAGTCGCCATGTCTGCAACGCGTTGTGTTGTGTTGTTTGCTTGATGTTGATCGAGACGAGATGAAGTCGCTTTTAAGGGCAAGCACGATCCCTGCACGCGCGCCAACGGTGCTTGACACGTTCCGCTTTCAGCTCTTCATCTTGATCGCGGTAGGCACGACCCTCTGTCGCGTCCTCTTCTTTCTTGTCCTCTTCTTTTTCACCTTGAAGCATGCCGTCTCTGGCAGCATTCTCAAGTCATTTCCCTTACGATTTGTGACCAGAGCCGTACACGACCGAAAGTCCAGCCAGAATAGCTTGTCCGGATACGCCTTATGCTTCACCGCAAAGCGAAGTACACCCGGCCTGAGGAACAATTTGAAGCGTATCCTACATTTCTCAGCGTACCGTGCAACGGACCTCCGCCACATATGATGCTTCTGCCCATCACTTCCGAACAAATGCCTTATCATTCTACTCTTCCTCAATCCGATCGATGTCAAGAAGTATTCTGTATCCTTGAAGCTGGCCAAGTTGAAGATGTTCGCACCATAGAACATCGGCAGTCCAGTCTTTCGGAGCCACTTCGATGTGCTTAGCAATGGCGGCTCAGCGAATTTCGCGAAAGAATTGACAGAAGTCTTGTAGCAGGGTCGGCCGGTGTGTTTATCGATATAGCGGATGGACGTCTCAGAAGCACAAAGACGGATGGCGTAGTAATCGACCAATGTATAATTCAGAATATCGTTCAAGATTTCAGGTGGCAGGCTGAGAAGTGGTGATGCTTGCATGGCCTTCGACTCCAGGCCAGCGTCCAGAGATACTTTTCGCCTTACAGCGGAGAAGGTGACTTGTCCGTCCGGCGTTACCT includes these proteins:
- a CDS encoding tRNA-aminoacylation cofactor, with the protein product MAQIDEKVKSLIEKSYPQAKDASEDPAKLSSAIFSSVEYSSAEKAEIEQWLITSSHIADSSQDSAKTAERLSHLNTHLSSKTTLLGAKPSVADVALYARLAPVVKSWTHEQRTGEQGYHHIVRYLDFVQNAPLFDLKLSDSDKVDIDPSNVAAKIKPIDAKAEKERKKKEKAAAAAAAAGADNAAAAGGTVTTAASEDVKKAENNKPKKEKAKDAGDAVAAAVGSAVPTEKKEKPKKEKQPKPPKNAPAPDKPFSPSLIDLRVGHILKAEKHPNADSLYVSTIACGDEPGTDNTSEYEGKVVRTVCSGLAGLVPLEEMQGRKIVAVCNLKPVTMRGIKSAAMVLAASPRLAEGEVDNHAGPVELVNPPADAEAGERVYFEGFEGEPDAVLNPKKKVWEDNQVGFTTTADKVVAFEPTKVEKLKDSGKTEVAQLRTKQGTCSVKTLTGATVR